From a region of the Bradyrhizobium diazoefficiens genome:
- a CDS encoding mannose-1-phosphate guanylyltransferase/mannose-6-phosphate isomerase — protein sequence MDKRIIPLIMCGGAGTRLWPASREVRPKQFLPLFGTRSTFQDTLLRVSDPQLFDRPIVITNASYRFMVLEQLAEIGVEADVLLEPMRRDSGPAIAAGAVFAQNRISEAIVLALAADHVVQDNAAFVAACRAGLSAASTGRIVTFGVKPERPATEYGYINPGEVISGEMHAVARFVEKPDAVKASDYVNSGYLWNSGNFMFPATVLLDEYRKVDAASVEAVSSAVANAGRDLGFVTLEPEAFGSAKAISIDYAVMEKTSRAAVVPVSCGWSDVGSWHAVWELSEKDAQGNAAHGSAVFEDSRNCNVTTDQALVALEGVDDLVVVATADAVLVSRQKDANGLKRLVTKLKAVAPKVTEEHLKVHRPWGSYQSVDNGERHQVKRIVVKPGGRLSLQKHHHRAEHWIVVRGAARVTVNETVKTVHENESIYIPMGAVHRMENPGKIMLELIEVQTGSYLGEDDIIRIEDDYQRS from the coding sequence ATGGACAAACGCATAATCCCCCTGATCATGTGCGGCGGCGCCGGCACGCGGCTGTGGCCGGCTTCGCGCGAGGTGCGCCCGAAGCAGTTCCTGCCGCTGTTCGGCACGCGCTCGACCTTCCAGGACACGCTGCTGCGCGTCTCCGATCCCCAGCTGTTCGATCGGCCGATCGTCATCACCAATGCGTCCTATCGCTTCATGGTGCTGGAGCAGCTCGCCGAGATCGGTGTCGAGGCCGACGTGCTCCTCGAGCCGATGCGGCGCGATTCCGGCCCCGCGATCGCCGCGGGCGCGGTGTTCGCGCAGAACCGCATCAGTGAAGCGATCGTGCTTGCGCTCGCCGCCGATCACGTCGTGCAGGACAACGCCGCCTTCGTTGCCGCCTGCCGCGCGGGCCTCAGCGCTGCGAGCACCGGCCGCATCGTCACCTTCGGCGTCAAGCCGGAGCGGCCGGCGACCGAATACGGCTATATCAATCCGGGCGAGGTGATCTCCGGCGAGATGCATGCAGTCGCGCGCTTCGTCGAGAAGCCGGACGCGGTGAAGGCATCCGACTACGTCAATTCGGGCTATCTCTGGAACAGCGGCAATTTCATGTTTCCGGCCACTGTGCTGCTCGACGAATACCGCAAGGTCGATGCAGCGAGCGTCGAGGCCGTCAGCAGCGCCGTCGCGAATGCCGGCCGCGATCTCGGCTTCGTCACGCTGGAGCCCGAGGCGTTCGGCTCGGCGAAGGCGATCTCGATCGACTATGCGGTGATGGAGAAGACCTCGCGCGCCGCCGTGGTGCCGGTGTCGTGCGGCTGGTCCGACGTCGGCTCCTGGCACGCGGTGTGGGAGCTGTCCGAGAAGGACGCGCAAGGCAATGCGGCGCATGGCAGCGCGGTGTTCGAGGATTCCCGCAACTGCAACGTCACCACCGACCAGGCGCTGGTCGCGCTCGAAGGCGTCGACGATCTCGTCGTGGTCGCAACCGCGGATGCCGTTCTGGTTTCGCGCCAGAAGGATGCCAACGGGCTGAAGCGTCTGGTGACCAAGCTGAAGGCGGTCGCACCGAAGGTCACCGAGGAGCATCTCAAGGTGCATCGGCCCTGGGGCAGCTACCAATCCGTCGACAATGGCGAGCGCCACCAGGTCAAGCGCATCGTGGTGAAGCCGGGCGGGCGGCTGTCGCTGCAGAAGCACCATCATCGTGCCGAGCACTGGATCGTGGTGCGCGGCGCCGCCCGGGTGACTGTCAACGAGACCGTGAAGACCGTGCACGAGAACGAGTCGATCTACATCCCGATGGGCGCGGTGCACCGCATGGAGAACCCCGGTAAAATCATGCTGGAACTGATCGAAGTCCAGACCGGAAGCTATCTCGGGGAAGACGACATCATCCGGATTGAAGACGACTATCAAAGATCGTAA
- a CDS encoding NAD-dependent epimerase produces MTDQAILVTGAAGFIGFHVARQLLAEGRSVVGLDNLNAYYDPALKRARLALLQGCSRFCFVEADLADRATMAALFAQHRFTKVVHLAAQAGVRYSIEQPHAYADSNLQGFLNVLEGCRHNGCRHLVYASSSSVYGANTKLPFAVADRTDHPVSFYAATKKANEVMAQSYSHLYRLPVTGLRFFTIYGPWGRPDMAMFLFANAIVAGKPIRLFNHGRMRRDFTYVDDVTRVVSKLIDLVPVDDPAAANAPLKLYNVGNHHPEELMHVVGLLERELGRTAIKELLPMQPGDVLETFADVEDLMRDTGFAPSTPIEHGVHNFVTWYRDYFKV; encoded by the coding sequence ATGACGGATCAGGCGATTTTGGTCACGGGAGCCGCCGGCTTCATCGGCTTTCACGTCGCCCGGCAGCTGCTGGCCGAAGGCCGGTCCGTCGTCGGGCTCGACAATCTCAACGCCTATTACGATCCGGCATTGAAGCGGGCGCGCCTGGCGCTGTTGCAGGGCTGCTCCCGCTTCTGCTTCGTCGAGGCCGATCTCGCCGACCGCGCGACGATGGCGGCGCTGTTTGCGCAACACCGCTTTACCAAGGTCGTTCATCTCGCGGCACAGGCCGGCGTGCGCTACTCGATCGAGCAGCCGCACGCCTACGCCGATTCCAATCTCCAGGGCTTTCTCAACGTGCTCGAGGGCTGCCGCCACAATGGCTGTCGTCATCTCGTCTACGCCTCGTCATCCTCCGTTTACGGCGCCAACACAAAACTGCCATTTGCGGTTGCGGACCGCACCGATCATCCCGTGAGCTTCTACGCCGCGACCAAGAAGGCGAACGAGGTGATGGCGCAGTCCTACAGCCATCTCTATCGCCTGCCGGTCACGGGCCTGCGCTTCTTTACCATTTACGGCCCGTGGGGACGGCCCGACATGGCCATGTTTCTGTTCGCGAACGCCATTGTGGCGGGCAAGCCGATCCGGCTCTTCAACCATGGCAGGATGCGTCGCGACTTCACCTACGTTGATGACGTGACCCGCGTTGTATCCAAGCTGATCGACCTGGTCCCCGTGGACGATCCGGCTGCCGCAAATGCGCCGCTTAAGCTCTACAATGTCGGCAACCACCATCCGGAGGAACTGATGCACGTCGTCGGTCTTCTGGAGCGAGAGCTGGGCCGGACGGCGATCAAAGAATTGCTGCCGATGCAGCCGGGAGATGTGCTGGAAACGTTCGCGGATGTCGAGGATTTGATGCGCGACACCGGCTTTGCACCGTCAACGCCGATCGAGCATGGGGTCCACAATTTTGTCACCTGGTATCGGGACTACTTCAAGGTTTGA
- a CDS encoding lysylphosphatidylglycerol synthase transmembrane domain-containing protein codes for MRRILLSTAKILISAALLYLALRKVDLSELFSRFTVTSLFWIGVAIAITFLQIFVGVLRWREISAVCGAPLELGRAMRYNVIGSFFNQTLPSAIGGDAVRLWLVARAGAGWRAATYSIFVDRAIGLIALAVLIVASLPWSYTLIADPQGRSALLLIDLLALAGGVGFLIFGALRWRWLKTWWATHHIHACAVIANGVIFNRSRGPIIAILSVLVHVLAVVIAWCVVQSIAAPVRFSDVFLLVPPVMLITMMPISIAGWGVREATMGLAFGFAGLAASEGVNVSLLYGAVFFIVGAFGGLVWILSAEKAAQGAVPIGVPE; via the coding sequence ATGCGCCGAATCCTGCTGTCGACGGCCAAAATCCTGATTTCCGCGGCGCTGCTCTATCTGGCGCTGCGCAAGGTCGATCTATCCGAACTGTTTTCGCGCTTCACCGTGACCAGCCTGTTCTGGATCGGCGTGGCGATCGCGATCACGTTCCTGCAGATCTTCGTCGGCGTGCTGCGCTGGCGCGAGATCAGCGCCGTCTGCGGTGCGCCGCTCGAGCTCGGCCGGGCCATGCGCTACAACGTGATCGGCTCTTTCTTCAACCAGACCCTGCCATCGGCGATCGGTGGCGACGCGGTCCGGCTGTGGCTCGTCGCACGTGCCGGGGCCGGCTGGCGTGCGGCGACCTATTCGATCTTCGTCGATCGCGCGATCGGCCTGATCGCGCTCGCGGTTCTCATCGTCGCGAGCCTGCCCTGGAGCTACACCCTCATCGCCGATCCGCAGGGGCGCTCGGCGCTGCTCCTCATCGACCTCCTGGCGCTCGCCGGCGGCGTCGGCTTCCTGATCTTCGGCGCGCTGAGATGGCGCTGGCTGAAGACCTGGTGGGCCACGCATCACATTCACGCCTGTGCCGTGATCGCGAACGGCGTGATCTTCAACCGCAGCCGCGGACCGATCATCGCAATCCTGTCGGTCCTCGTTCACGTGCTCGCCGTCGTCATCGCCTGGTGCGTCGTGCAGTCGATCGCGGCCCCGGTTCGCTTCAGCGACGTCTTTCTGCTCGTGCCGCCCGTGATGCTGATCACGATGATGCCGATCTCGATCGCCGGCTGGGGCGTACGTGAGGCCACGATGGGCCTGGCGTTCGGCTTCGCGGGACTTGCCGCCAGCGAGGGCGTCAATGTCTCGCTGCTGTACGGCGCGGTGTTCTTCATCGTCGGTGCGTTCGGCGGCCTGGTCTGGATCCTCAGCGCGGAGAAAGCCGCGCAGGGGGCGGTGCCGATCGGAGTGCCGGAGTGA
- a CDS encoding glycosyltransferase family 4 protein: MNPTADALAAAPLLLAIAIAALISALVTWTSRPLLQRYTLARPNARSSHRIPTPQGAGIAVIAATLIVASAWSAGVNVAIPPALVAATVAMALVGFADDIVSLPVLVRLVLQAAAVGAVVFTAPETARIVPAMPLALERGLVLLAGVWFVNLVNFMDGLDLMTVAEVVPITAALLLLGSLGDLSWPAALVATALCGAMLGFAPFNKPVARVFLGDVGSLPIGLLLGWCLLELAWRGQPAAALLLPAYYLADSTITLFRRIMRREPFWSAHRTHFYQRATDNGLTVPQVVGGVFALNLLLALLAIVSVRAGSVTITLISLFAGATATALLLRRFARVQAS, encoded by the coding sequence GTGAATCCGACCGCCGATGCGCTCGCCGCCGCGCCCTTGCTGCTTGCCATCGCGATTGCCGCGCTGATATCGGCGCTCGTTACCTGGACCAGCCGTCCGCTGCTCCAGCGCTACACGCTGGCGCGGCCGAATGCGAGATCCTCGCATCGCATACCGACCCCGCAGGGCGCCGGCATCGCGGTGATCGCTGCGACGCTGATCGTCGCCTCGGCCTGGTCGGCCGGGGTCAATGTCGCGATCCCGCCGGCGCTGGTCGCTGCAACGGTCGCGATGGCGCTGGTCGGATTTGCCGACGACATCGTGTCGCTGCCGGTGCTGGTGCGGCTGGTGCTGCAGGCGGCCGCCGTCGGTGCGGTGGTGTTCACCGCGCCCGAGACCGCGCGCATCGTGCCGGCTATGCCTCTTGCGCTGGAGCGCGGCCTCGTCCTGCTCGCAGGTGTCTGGTTCGTGAACCTCGTGAATTTCATGGACGGCCTCGACCTCATGACGGTGGCCGAAGTGGTGCCGATCACCGCGGCGCTTCTGCTGCTCGGATCGCTGGGCGATCTGTCCTGGCCGGCCGCGCTCGTCGCCACGGCGCTGTGCGGCGCCATGCTCGGCTTTGCACCGTTCAACAAACCGGTCGCAAGAGTCTTCCTGGGCGATGTCGGCAGCCTGCCGATCGGCCTTTTGCTCGGCTGGTGCCTGCTGGAGCTCGCCTGGCGCGGACAGCCCGCTGCGGCGCTGCTGCTGCCAGCCTATTACCTCGCGGATTCCACCATCACGCTGTTTCGCCGCATCATGAGGCGCGAGCCGTTCTGGTCGGCCCACCGCACGCACTTTTATCAACGTGCGACCGACAACGGGTTGACGGTCCCGCAGGTGGTCGGCGGGGTGTTCGCGCTCAATCTCTTGCTGGCATTGCTTGCCATCGTCAGCGTTCGCGCCGGTTCGGTGACGATCACGCTGATCTCGCTGTTTGCAGGCGCGACCGCGACCGCTTTGCTGCTGCGGCGCTTCGCTCGCGTTCAGGCATCCTGA
- a CDS encoding NAD-dependent epimerase/dehydratase family protein, translating into MSERKPVALVTGASGFLGRHIVPALTREGWSVRRAVRSPEGVGDEVVIGSIGPETGWHTALAGVDAVVHLAARVHYKNEEHAVQLYRNVNIAGTLHLARCAATAGVRHFIFISTVLVHGRSNEGRAPFREDDVPTPRGLYGMSKAAAEAGLRTLARECDMKISVIRPPMVYGAGAKGNFALLTSAVRLGLPLPFAAIRNRRNFLSVQNLSSFILYRLGHPDPTSDFEVFLLADRERVSTPEFIACLARASGKSARLFGIPPDLLGTVLRVMGRRDMNDGLIGSLELDISKAIATGWQPQVTLEEGLRLAASAQDA; encoded by the coding sequence ATGAGCGAGCGGAAACCAGTCGCGCTGGTGACGGGGGCGAGCGGCTTTCTTGGCCGGCATATCGTGCCTGCGCTCACGCGCGAGGGATGGTCGGTCCGCCGCGCTGTCCGCAGCCCTGAAGGCGTCGGCGACGAGGTCGTGATCGGATCGATCGGTCCCGAAACGGGCTGGCACACTGCGCTTGCAGGTGTCGACGCGGTCGTCCATCTCGCCGCGCGCGTGCATTACAAGAACGAGGAGCACGCGGTCCAGCTCTACCGCAACGTCAACATCGCAGGCACGCTGCATTTGGCGCGCTGCGCGGCGACGGCCGGCGTGCGCCACTTCATCTTCATCAGCACCGTTCTCGTTCACGGACGCAGCAATGAAGGTCGGGCGCCGTTCCGCGAGGACGACGTCCCGACGCCGCGCGGCCTCTACGGCATGTCCAAGGCGGCGGCCGAGGCGGGCTTGAGGACGCTGGCGCGCGAGTGCGACATGAAGATCTCGGTGATCCGGCCGCCGATGGTCTATGGCGCGGGGGCCAAGGGCAATTTCGCGCTGCTCACGAGCGCGGTGAGGCTGGGGCTGCCGCTGCCCTTTGCGGCGATCCGCAATCGCCGCAACTTTCTTTCCGTGCAGAACCTGTCGTCGTTCATCCTGTACCGGCTCGGTCATCCCGACCCCACCAGCGATTTCGAGGTATTCCTGCTCGCCGACAGGGAACGGGTCTCGACGCCCGAATTCATCGCGTGCCTGGCGAGAGCGTCGGGCAAGAGTGCCCGGCTGTTCGGCATACCGCCTGACCTGCTCGGCACGGTCCTCCGCGTGATGGGGCGTCGGGATATGAATGACGGCCTGATCGGCTCGCTCGAGCTTGATATCTCGAAGGCGATCGCGACCGGCTGGCAACCGCAGGTTACGCTCGAGGAGGGGTTGCGGCTCGCGGCGTCGGCTCAGGATGCCTGA
- a CDS encoding nucleoside-diphosphate sugar epimerase/dehydratase — protein sequence MTRLTHLTSRNFLIALHDVLVTAAALFAAFYVRFEGGDDFFRRLPMLLHILPYFLAFSVVVFFLFNLTTTKWRFISLPDALNIIRAATVLTLALLVLDYIFVAPNVRGSFFVGKVTILLYWFLEIAFLSALRMTYRYFRYTRVRRHARTDDAAPTLLIGRTADAEVLLRGIESGAIKGIWPVGILSPSRADLGQLIRNVPVLGGIDDVEDIIVDFAKRNKPIARLVMTPSAFEPEAHPESILMRARKLGVIVSRMPSLESGEAPRLTAVAVEDLLLRASEKIDYARLEALIKGKAVIVTGGGGSIGSEVCERVVAFGAARLLIVENSEPALYAVTETLAAHGSGAAIEGRIADIRDRERIMRLMAEFKPDIVFHAAALKHVPILERDWSEGVKTNIFGSINVADAAVAAGAEAMVMISTDKAIEPVSMLGLTKRFAEMYCQALDHDLAAASAGARPPTRLISVRFGNVLASNGSVVPKFKAQIEAGGPVTVTHPEMVRYFMTIREACDLVITAATHALGQARPDVSVYVLNMGQPVKIVDLAERMIRLSGLEPGYDIDIVFTGMRPGERLYEILFASEEPTHEIGIAGIMAAQPNEPPMQTVRKWIAALEQAIARDDRATIRTVLRDAVPEFGSTAA from the coding sequence ATGACGCGTCTTACGCATCTCACCTCGCGCAATTTCCTGATCGCACTCCACGACGTGCTTGTGACGGCGGCGGCACTTTTTGCCGCCTTCTATGTGCGATTCGAAGGTGGCGATGACTTCTTCCGGCGCCTGCCGATGCTGCTCCACATCCTGCCTTACTTCCTCGCCTTCAGCGTGGTCGTGTTCTTCCTCTTCAACCTGACTACCACGAAGTGGCGCTTCATCTCGCTGCCAGATGCGCTCAACATCATCCGCGCCGCGACCGTGCTGACGCTCGCGCTGCTCGTGCTCGACTATATCTTCGTCGCGCCCAACGTCCGTGGCAGCTTCTTCGTCGGCAAGGTAACCATCCTCCTCTATTGGTTCCTCGAAATCGCCTTCCTCAGCGCGCTTCGCATGACCTACCGCTACTTCCGCTACACGCGGGTGCGGCGTCATGCCCGCACCGACGATGCCGCGCCGACGCTGCTGATTGGGCGCACGGCGGATGCCGAGGTGCTGCTCCGCGGTATCGAGAGCGGAGCGATCAAGGGGATCTGGCCGGTCGGCATATTGTCGCCCTCGCGGGCGGATCTGGGCCAGCTCATCCGCAACGTGCCGGTGTTGGGAGGCATTGATGACGTCGAGGACATCATTGTCGATTTCGCCAAGCGCAACAAGCCGATCGCCCGCCTCGTGATGACGCCGTCGGCGTTCGAGCCGGAAGCTCATCCAGAATCGATCCTGATGCGGGCGCGCAAGTTGGGGGTGATCGTGAGCCGCATGCCGTCGCTGGAGAGCGGCGAGGCGCCGCGGCTCACAGCGGTCGCGGTCGAGGACCTCCTGTTGCGGGCGAGCGAGAAGATCGACTATGCCCGCCTTGAAGCGCTGATCAAGGGCAAGGCTGTGATCGTCACCGGCGGCGGCGGCTCGATCGGATCCGAGGTATGCGAGCGCGTGGTAGCCTTTGGTGCAGCGCGCCTGCTGATTGTAGAGAATTCAGAGCCGGCGCTCTATGCAGTCACGGAGACGCTCGCCGCCCACGGCTCCGGCGCGGCGATCGAAGGGCGAATTGCCGATATCCGCGACCGCGAGCGCATCATGCGCCTGATGGCCGAGTTCAAGCCGGATATCGTGTTCCATGCCGCAGCCCTCAAGCACGTGCCGATCCTCGAGCGCGACTGGAGCGAGGGAGTCAAGACCAACATCTTCGGCTCGATCAACGTCGCCGATGCGGCGGTTGCCGCCGGCGCCGAGGCGATGGTGATGATCTCGACCGACAAGGCGATCGAACCCGTATCGATGCTCGGCCTGACCAAGCGCTTCGCCGAGATGTATTGCCAGGCGCTCGATCACGATCTTGCAGCAGCGAGCGCCGGGGCCAGGCCGCCGACGCGGCTGATCTCCGTGCGGTTCGGCAACGTGCTGGCCTCGAACGGCTCGGTGGTGCCGAAGTTCAAGGCCCAGATCGAGGCCGGCGGCCCCGTCACCGTCACCCATCCCGAAATGGTCCGTTATTTCATGACCATCCGCGAGGCTTGCGATCTCGTCATCACGGCGGCGACGCACGCGCTCGGACAGGCGCGGCCGGATGTCTCGGTCTACGTGCTCAACATGGGCCAGCCGGTGAAGATCGTCGATCTTGCTGAGCGCATGATCCGCCTCTCAGGCCTTGAGCCCGGCTATGACATCGATATCGTGTTCACGGGCATGCGGCCGGGCGAGCGGCTGTACGAGATTCTGTTCGCCTCCGAGGAGCCGACCCACGAAATCGGCATTGCCGGCATCATGGCCGCGCAACCGAACGAGCCGCCGATGCAGACGGTGCGCAAATGGATCGCGGCGCTCGAGCAGGCGATCGCGCGCGATGATCGCGCCACCATCAGGACCGTCCTGAGGGATGCGGTGCCCGAATTCGGGTCGACCGCGGCTTGA
- a CDS encoding O-antigen ligase family protein: MTALARETTGEMLLRRLRSPAAWRETVDIFAVLTAASLPWSTSLAGIFNALMLLCMVPFLDVRAFLQSLKRPICAAPIALVLLALVGTLWSDATWGARFYAVNPTVKLLVLPVLLYHFERSPRGHWIFIAFLVSCALLSVMSWLVAFYPNLALKTDPPERGIFVKNYIDQSQEFALCAVALAYPIVTLLREKRYWFAGLLTALALSFFVNMAFVVVSRTALVTVPIMFGVFALLHLKWRSIAIISAALLAGAVLAWQASPQLRHTAERFSDDYTGYVQRGEPTSMGLRLEFWRKSLGFFAEAPIKGHGTGSTRGLFERVATPAGQYRASAEVIGNPHNQTLNVAVQWGAIGIVILYAIWILHLLLFRGDGLANWIGLLVVVQNVFTSLFNSHLFDFHEGWMYVIGVGVAGGMMIRAQHGEAKMRKAGS; this comes from the coding sequence GTGACTGCGCTCGCACGCGAGACGACCGGCGAGATGTTGCTTCGCCGTCTGCGCAGCCCGGCGGCCTGGCGCGAGACTGTCGATATATTTGCCGTCCTGACCGCGGCTTCGCTGCCCTGGTCGACCTCGCTTGCGGGGATCTTTAACGCGCTGATGCTGCTCTGCATGGTGCCGTTCCTCGATGTCCGCGCGTTCCTGCAATCGCTGAAGCGTCCGATCTGTGCGGCTCCGATCGCGCTGGTCCTGCTCGCGCTGGTGGGAACACTCTGGTCGGACGCGACCTGGGGCGCGCGCTTCTATGCGGTCAACCCGACGGTCAAGCTGCTCGTGCTGCCGGTCCTGCTCTATCATTTCGAGCGCTCGCCGCGCGGTCACTGGATCTTCATCGCGTTCCTGGTGTCCTGCGCCTTGTTGTCGGTGATGTCCTGGCTGGTCGCCTTCTACCCGAACCTCGCACTCAAGACCGATCCGCCCGAACGCGGTATCTTCGTCAAGAACTACATCGACCAGAGTCAGGAATTCGCGCTTTGCGCGGTTGCGCTCGCCTACCCGATCGTGACGCTGCTGCGCGAGAAGCGATACTGGTTCGCCGGGCTGCTCACGGCGCTGGCGCTGAGCTTCTTCGTCAACATGGCCTTCGTGGTGGTGTCGCGCACCGCGCTCGTCACGGTTCCGATCATGTTCGGTGTGTTCGCGCTGCTTCACCTCAAATGGCGCAGCATCGCGATCATCTCCGCCGCTCTGCTCGCCGGCGCTGTTCTCGCCTGGCAGGCCTCACCGCAATTGCGCCACACCGCCGAGAGGTTTAGCGACGACTACACCGGCTATGTGCAAAGGGGCGAGCCGACCTCCATGGGCCTGCGGCTCGAATTCTGGCGCAAGTCGCTGGGCTTTTTCGCGGAGGCGCCGATCAAAGGGCACGGCACCGGCTCGACGCGCGGATTGTTCGAACGCGTTGCGACGCCCGCCGGTCAGTACCGGGCGTCCGCCGAGGTGATCGGCAATCCACATAACCAGACGCTCAACGTCGCTGTGCAATGGGGCGCGATCGGCATCGTCATTCTCTATGCGATCTGGATCCTGCATCTGCTGTTGTTCCGCGGCGACGGGCTTGCCAACTGGATCGGGCTGCTGGTCGTGGTGCAGAACGTCTTCACCTCGCTGTTCAACTCCCACCTGTTCGACTTCCACGAGGGCTGGATGTACGTCATCGGCGTCGGCGTTGCCGGCGGCATGATGATCCGGGCACAACACGGCGAGGCGAAGATGCGGAAAGCCGGTTCCTGA
- the rfaE1 gene encoding D-glycero-beta-D-manno-heptose-7-phosphate kinase — MPTPILDFDALAQAISGRTVLCIGDIMLDEFVYGEVSRISPEAPAPVIAAQRSEIHIGGAGNVARNVVSLGARCIFVGLVGKDDAGARLKATLDEHAGIESVLVRDPSRPTTRKVRFVSEHFSTHMLRADWEQATPASDDIETELIEAILPQIARADIVLLSDYAKGVLTARVIRHAIDAARKLGKPVIVDPKSLNWAIYRGATLLTPNRKEFSEATRSRADTVRSIVETSEDVMRLADCEAILVTQGEHGMTLVPRGGEAVHVPAFPVKVRDVSGAGDTVAAALAVSLAAGADWDTALRVANAAAAVAVGKQGTASVTAAELRRKILPHATLAAEEKIVLEPAALDVQLAEWKRQGQRVGFTNGCFDILHPGHVKVLTAARAACDRLIVGLNSDASVRRLKGAERPVQNERARAEVLAALEAVDLVVIFEEDTPIDLITRIKPGVLVKGGDYTRERVVGHEVVEEAGGTVVLVDILQGFSTTALVHRARGGDK, encoded by the coding sequence ATGCCGACGCCCATTCTCGATTTCGATGCCCTCGCGCAGGCCATCTCAGGCCGCACGGTTCTGTGCATCGGCGACATCATGCTGGACGAGTTCGTCTATGGCGAGGTGTCGCGGATCTCGCCGGAAGCGCCTGCGCCTGTCATCGCGGCCCAGCGCAGCGAGATCCATATCGGCGGCGCCGGCAATGTCGCACGCAATGTCGTTTCTCTCGGCGCACGCTGCATCTTCGTCGGCCTCGTCGGCAAGGACGATGCCGGTGCGCGGCTCAAGGCCACGCTGGATGAGCACGCGGGCATCGAAAGCGTGCTGGTGCGCGACCCGTCGCGGCCGACTACGCGAAAAGTCCGTTTCGTCTCCGAGCATTTTTCCACGCACATGCTGCGCGCCGATTGGGAGCAGGCGACGCCTGCCTCCGATGACATCGAGACGGAACTGATCGAAGCCATCCTGCCGCAGATCGCGCGCGCCGACATCGTGCTGCTCTCGGACTACGCCAAGGGCGTGCTGACGGCGCGCGTCATCCGCCACGCCATCGACGCCGCGCGAAAACTCGGCAAGCCCGTGATCGTCGATCCCAAGAGCCTGAACTGGGCGATCTATCGCGGCGCCACGCTGCTAACGCCCAATCGCAAGGAGTTTTCGGAAGCGACCCGCAGCCGCGCCGACACGGTGCGGAGCATCGTCGAGACCAGCGAGGACGTGATGCGGCTCGCCGATTGCGAGGCGATCCTGGTCACGCAAGGCGAGCACGGCATGACGCTGGTGCCGCGGGGCGGCGAGGCCGTTCACGTTCCGGCTTTCCCGGTGAAAGTGCGTGACGTCTCCGGCGCCGGGGACACCGTCGCCGCCGCGCTCGCGGTGTCGCTTGCGGCGGGCGCGGACTGGGACACGGCGCTGCGCGTGGCCAACGCGGCTGCCGCCGTCGCCGTCGGCAAGCAAGGCACCGCCAGCGTGACCGCGGCCGAGCTGCGCCGGAAGATCCTTCCGCATGCCACTCTCGCAGCCGAGGAGAAGATCGTGCTCGAGCCGGCCGCGCTCGACGTGCAGCTCGCCGAATGGAAACGTCAGGGTCAGCGCGTCGGCTTCACCAATGGCTGTTTCGACATCCTGCATCCCGGCCACGTCAAGGTGCTGACCGCGGCGCGCGCCGCCTGCGACCGCCTGATCGTGGGGCTCAACAGCGATGCTTCGGTGCGGCGGCTCAAGGGCGCCGAGCGGCCGGTCCAGAACGAGCGCGCGCGTGCCGAGGTGCTCGCGGCGTTGGAGGCCGTCGATCTCGTCGTCATCTTCGAAGAGGATACGCCGATCGACCTGATCACACGGATCAAGCCCGGCGTGCTGGTCAAGGGCGGCGATTACACCCGCGAGCGGGTGGTCGGCCACGAGGTCGTCGAGGAAGCGGGCGGAACAGTCGTGCTGGTCGACATCCTCCAGGGCTTCAGCACGACGGCGCTGGTGCATCGCGCCCGGGGAGGAGACAAGTGA